One window of Salminus brasiliensis unplaced genomic scaffold, fSalBra1.hap2 scaffold_133, whole genome shotgun sequence genomic DNA carries:
- the LOC140548849 gene encoding LOW QUALITY PROTEIN: NADH-ubiquinone oxidoreductase chain 2-like (The sequence of the model RefSeq protein was modified relative to this genomic sequence to represent the inferred CDS: substituted 5 bases at 5 genomic stop codons): protein MKAKILPLLMNPRIYLTLIFALVLGTTITITSSHXLLAXIGLELSTLSIIPIIAYQHHPRAVEASIKYFLVQAAAAATILFAAIVNASLTGEXDISHTPHPASTAILTAALALKIGLAPLHFWLPEVIQGLDLTMGLIMATXQKLAPLALLYQISPILNPSLLIFFGLSSTVIAGXEGLNQTQLRKLIAYSSIAHLG, encoded by the coding sequence ATGAAGGCTAAAATCCTTCCTTTACTAATGAATCCCCGCATCTATCTCACCCTGATTTTTGCATTAGTCCTGGGAACAACTATTACCATCACCAGCTCACATTGACTGCTTGCCTGAATAGGCCTCGAACTGAGCACTCTATCCATTATCCCAATAATAGCCTACCAACACCACCCACGAGCAGTAGAAGCCTCCATCAAATATTTTTTAGTCCAAGCAGCCGCTGCCGCCACAATTCTATTCGCCGCAATTGTGAACGCATCCCTGACAGGAGAATGAGACATCTCCCACACCCCCCATCCAGCCTCTACCGCAATACTAACAGCAGCATTAGCCCTTAAAATAGGCCTCGCACCTCTGCACTTCTGGCTGCCAGAAGTAATACAGGGGTTGGACTTAACTATGGGATTAATCATGGCAACCTGACAAAAACTAGCACCACTAGCACTACTTTATCAAATCTCCCCAATACTTAACCCCTCACTACTAATCTTCTTTGGACTTTCATCAACCGTTATCGCGGGTTGAGAAGGCCTCAACCAAACACAACTGCGTAAACTTATAGCCTATTCTTCAATCGCCCACCTTGGCTGA
- the LOC140548844 gene encoding LOW QUALITY PROTEIN: NADH-ubiquinone oxidoreductase chain 5-like (The sequence of the model RefSeq protein was modified relative to this genomic sequence to represent the inferred CDS: substituted 1 base at 1 genomic stop codon): MGKSAQFGLHPXLPSAIEGPTPVSALLHSSTMVVAGIFLLIRFSPLMMYQPDALTACLYVGALTTFFSAACAAAQNDIKKIVAFSTASQLGLIIVAIGISAPQLALYHICYHAFFKSMLFMCVGIVSHALNGEQDIRKIGGLFNLLPITTSCLILGCFSLIGAPFLSAFYSKDFIIETINASSLNSYALALTLIGTCITAVYCCRLITLVLLAEPRYSPLPFISVEDKINAKPLIQLALATIYIGSILARLAPIHSSPYLTFPLFTKFSIIIITLLGIVISLTMLDVAKNQPQNPSTRKPVNYTNIEAYYRATVHRPASTLKLVFGELLGSLSIDNA, encoded by the coding sequence ATGGGTAAATCGGCCCAATTTGGCCTCCACCCATGACTCCCAAGCGCCATAGAAGGTCCCACCCCTGTGTCAGCACTACTCCACTCGAGCACTATGGTTGTCGCAGGTATCTTTTTACTCATTCGATTCTCCCCCCTCATGATGTACCAACCTGATGCACTGACCGCTTGCCTATACGTAGGTGCTCTGACcactttcttctctgctgcttGTGCTGCGGCCcaaaatgatataaaaaaaattgtagcATTCTCAACAGCAAGCCAGCTAGGCCTGATAATAGTAGCAATTGGAATCAGCGCCCCCCAACTTGCACTCTACCACATCTGCTACCATGCATTCTTCAAGTCTATGCTTTTCATGTGTGTAGGAATTGTTTCCCACGCCCTCAACGGTGAACAAGACATCCGAAAAATAGGAGGCCTATTCAACCTTTTGCCAATTACCACCTCTTGTTTAATTCTTGGCTGCTTTTCGCTTATAGGAGCCCCCTTCCTATCAGCATTTTACTCAAAAGATTTTATTATTGAGACTATAAATGCCTCTAGCCTAAACTCATACGCTCTAGCCCTCACACTAATTGGCACCTGCATAACTGCGGTGTACTGCTGTCGACTAATTACCCTAGTGCTTCTAGCAGAGCCCCGATACAGCCCCCTTCCCTTCATATCCGTCGAAGACAAAATTAATGCTAAACCCCTAATTCAGTTAGCTCTTGCAACAATTTACATAGGCTCTATTCTTGCCCGCCTAGCCCCAATTCACAGCTCCCCCTACCTTACATTCCCCCTTTTTACAAAATTCTCAATTATCATCATTACACTGCTAGGAATAGTAATTTCCCTAACCATGCTAGATGTAGCAAAAAACCAACCCCAAAACCCCTCCACCCGAAAACCTGTAAATTACACTAACATAGAAGCCTACTACCGCGCAACTGTTCACCGCCCAGCCTCTACCTTGAAACTTGTCTTTGGGGAACTGCTTGGCTCCCTCTCCATTGACAACGCTTGA
- the LOC140548852 gene encoding LOW QUALITY PROTEIN: NADH-ubiquinone oxidoreductase chain 6-like (The sequence of the model RefSeq protein was modified relative to this genomic sequence to represent the inferred CDS: substituted 4 bases at 4 genomic stop codons): MKFLSGLCIWGLIIGMTGVASNPAPFFAALGLVVVSGAGCGMLIQHGSSFLSLILFLIYLGGMLVVFAYSVALASEPYPEGXGDRPVVVFIVGYLIVVVIAXWWIXCERCDIRLETTQDLVVGESASGVSXMYYEGAGILFVAGVALLFTLFVVLEVTRGNCRGSIRKV; this comes from the coding sequence ATGAAATTTTTATCTGGCTTGTGTATATGGGGGTTAATTATTGGAATGACAGGGGTGGCATCTAACCCGGCTCCTTTTTTTGCTGCCCTGGGGTTGGTTGTAGTTTCCGGGGCGGGGTGTGGGATGCTAATTCAACATGGGAGTTCCTTCCTGTCTTTGattctgtttttaatttatCTGGGGGGGATGCTCGTTGTTTTTGCTTATTCTGTAGCTTTGGCTTCAGAGCCGTATCCGGAGGGGTGAGGTGATCGTCCAGTGGTGGTTTTTATTGTGGGGTACTTAATAGTAGTGGTGATAGCGTGATGGTGGATTTGATGCGAGCGGTGTGACATTCGATTGGAGACAACCCAAGATTTAGTAGTTGGGGAGAGTGCTAGTGGTGTCTCCTGAATGTATTATGAGGGGGCTGGGATATTGTTTGTGGCAGGTGTGGCATTATTATTTACCCTTTTCGTTGTATTAGAGGTAACGCGGGGAAATTGTCGGGGGTCAATTCGTAAAGTGTAG